Genomic segment of Thermodesulfobacteriota bacterium:
GCTCTTGCCCCGGCCGAGCCCCTCCAGTATCCTCACGACCGCAGCGACCCCGTAGTCGCGGATTATATACTCGGTGGCCGAAAGGCTAAGGGCATAGGCCGCCTGGGCCTGGGCCCGGTCAAGCCCCATGAAGGAGCCCTCCAGCTGCCTCAAGGACAGCTTCTCGTTGTTCCTCGCTATATTCCTGAGGAGCGCTTTGTGCGTCGCCGCCCTCTTACCCTCTTCGTACTGCGCCAACCCCTCGTTAATCCACACGGGCGCCCTCCGGCTGGATATCCTGTGCACCAGAGCGTGAGTGTATTCGTGGAACATCACCTTCTCAAGAAGGTTGGTCCTTTCGGTTATGCCTCCGACGGGTATCTTTATGCGTCCGTCGTAGATCGCGCCCGCCCACGAAGGGCTCCCGGTTACGTCGCGGAACTTCTCCCGGGAGTAGAGTACCGCGCCTATCCTGTCCTCGGGGTAGTAGCCGAGGTCCGTGCCGATTTTCCTGTAGGCCTCCTCGAGGAGCAGCCCTATGAGATGCCCGGCCACCGCGTTCTCGCCCCCCTCGAACTTTACCAGGAAGTGGCTCCCCTCCTTCCGCCCGAACCCCTCCTCCTCGGAGCGTTCTTTCTTAAGCCTGGAGAGCGCGACCCTTATGGCGGCGTCGCCGGGGTCCGCCTCCGCGCCCTTCTCGAAGTAGTCTATGGCCCTGTCGATATCGCCGCTCTGGTAGTGCTCCTGCCCGAGCTTCGAGTAGGCGCCTTTAAGGAATCTTACCACGTCCGCCTCGGCCTTTAAGGGCTCGATGGTGGCGACCGCCCCCTCAATGTCACCGAGCTTAACCTGCGCGTTCGCAAGCCCCCTCAGGAAGGCCGGGTCTTCCTCGATGGTAATGGCCTCGGTGAAAAGCCTCTTCGCACCGTCGAACTCCCCGGCTTTTAACTCCTCATCGGCCATATGCGCCAGGCTTTGGGCGAGGTAGCCCTTGAGTTCACTACTTTCGGGGGAGTCCCTGAGCGCGCCCCTGAAGAGTATCGACGCCCTGTGGTAGTCGCCCTCTTTGTAGGCCGCTACCGCCTTGTCCGCCCTATCCGGGGTGGAGGGCCTTCCGGCAACAGGGTTCCGTCGGGGCGTAGAAGGCTCGGTGGAGGATTCAGGGGCCGAAGGGGGCTCTTTATCGAGCCTTATGGTGAGAGCGGGGGGGGCGGGGGGGGCCTGCGGGCCGCCTGTGCGGTCAAGTATGTAGTCGTCTGTATAGAGGTGGTATAGTGCGCCGGCGGTGACAAGGAAGGCGAGGAGCGCGATGAGTCCCGAGGAACCCGAACGCTCCGTACCTCCGGAGCGCGGCGCGGGCCGCCTTTTGGGGAAGACACCCCTTTTGCCGTTGGACGAGGGGGCCGTGGGGGCCGAGGGCTCGGCACACGGATCGACTCCGCACCTCGGGCACACCCTGGTGCCGTCCGGGAGATTGGCCCAGCAGCTCTTGCAGAACATCGCTACCTCTTACGCATCTTGACCGCGCCGAGGATCAGGTTGGCTATTACCTCGATGAAGTATATCTCGTCCTCC
This window contains:
- a CDS encoding tetratricopeptide repeat protein, translating into MFCKSCWANLPDGTRVCPRCGVDPCAEPSAPTAPSSNGKRGVFPKRRPAPRSGGTERSGSSGLIALLAFLVTAGALYHLYTDDYILDRTGGPQAPPAPPALTIRLDKEPPSAPESSTEPSTPRRNPVAGRPSTPDRADKAVAAYKEGDYHRASILFRGALRDSPESSELKGYLAQSLAHMADEELKAGEFDGAKRLFTEAITIEEDPAFLRGLANAQVKLGDIEGAVATIEPLKAEADVVRFLKGAYSKLGQEHYQSGDIDRAIDYFEKGAEADPGDAAIRVALSRLKKERSEEEGFGRKEGSHFLVKFEGGENAVAGHLIGLLLEEAYRKIGTDLGYYPEDRIGAVLYSREKFRDVTGSPSWAGAIYDGRIKIPVGGITERTNLLEKVMFHEYTHALVHRISSRRAPVWINEGLAQYEEGKRAATHKALLRNIARNNEKLSLRQLEGSFMGLDRAQAQAAYALSLSATEYIIRDYGVAAVVRILEGLGRGKSLDEAISSALYVSYRVLEEGWLASLKR